One window from the genome of Nostoc sp. TCL26-01 encodes:
- a CDS encoding polymorphic toxin type 46 domain-containing protein, with amino-acid sequence MNYSQYLEQHQQLTQELDGASKEFEDLRSRYDSASIEERSNLESELKESMNKVETARSNLYSLESQNPEYKQAREEGQSDTRLDKSWQEHWQNHPDSVVRERFETAYNFYQQAGYNDKEALQEMKGINFNREVSVETIQPDEVLKQYQNPGTNKVGNYFTQDSDKSELGIQGDSISNQERKPEFYVANKEIKALKSTNSDVENWTKNKELNYGGGTQYFVAKEDLDSLTSVFQKNTINSPEIDPPGITTSVSDLPQQMNDIDVQDYKTLMSDWNQEIESGIINTDDNMATLVNNANQNLYQKLTGESYEGSSEDLSHSVAEKVGEHFGIENKNEFEQLNEKYVPQLENQQQQEQSQKISY; translated from the coding sequence ATGAATTATTCACAATACTTAGAACAACACCAGCAACTTACTCAAGAGCTAGATGGAGCCTCAAAAGAGTTCGAGGATCTTCGGTCGCGTTACGATAGTGCCTCTATTGAAGAACGTAGCAACTTGGAGTCTGAGTTGAAGGAGTCGATGAATAAAGTTGAAACTGCGCGGTCGAATCTTTACTCACTCGAATCCCAAAATCCAGAGTATAAACAAGCGAGAGAAGAAGGTCAGTCAGATACTAGATTAGATAAAAGCTGGCAAGAACATTGGCAGAACCATCCAGATTCTGTTGTTCGTGAAAGGTTTGAAACAGCTTACAATTTTTATCAACAAGCTGGATATAACGATAAAGAAGCTTTACAAGAGATGAAAGGGATTAATTTCAATCGTGAAGTTAGTGTAGAAACTATACAACCTGATGAAGTTTTGAAGCAATATCAAAACCCAGGAACTAACAAAGTTGGCAACTACTTTACCCAAGACTCGGATAAATCAGAGCTAGGCATTCAAGGAGATTCAATATCTAATCAAGAACGCAAGCCTGAGTTTTATGTTGCTAATAAGGAAATAAAAGCTCTCAAATCTACTAACTCTGATGTAGAAAATTGGACAAAAAACAAAGAGCTTAATTATGGAGGAGGTACGCAATATTTTGTTGCCAAAGAAGACCTAGACTCGTTAACCAGTGTCTTTCAAAAGAATACTATTAATTCTCCTGAAATTGATCCCCCTGGAATCACGACTTCAGTTTCTGATTTACCACAACAGATGAATGATATTGATGTTCAAGATTACAAAACTTTAATGTCGGATTGGAATCAGGAGATAGAGTCCGGAATTATAAATACAGATGACAATATGGCTACCTTAGTAAATAATGCCAACCAGAATTTATATCAAAAGCTTACGGGTGAATCCTATGAGGGATCTTCAGAGGACTTGAGTCATTCAGTAGCCGAGAAAGTAGGAGAACATTTTGGTATTGAGAATAAAAATGAATTTGAACAGTTAAATGAGAAATATGTACCTCAGCTTGAAAATCAGCAACAACAAGAACAAAGTCAGAAGATTTCTTACTAA